The genomic stretch CGTGCTAAGGACGCCCAAGTCGTGACGTTCCGCTCGTTCGCCGAGGTGTTCGCCGCCAAGCAGATCTTGGTGTGCGTCGGCTCCGGCGGCGTCGGCAAGACCACCACCTCGGCCGCGCTGGCGCTGGCCGCGGCCCGGGCCGGGAAGCGCACGCTGGTGATCACGATCGATCCGGCCAAGCGCCTGGCCAGCTCGCTGGGCCTGGCCAGCCTCGGCCACGACGTCCAGGAGGTCGACCCGGCGGTGGTCGGCGCCGGCGTCGTCGCGGGCCCCGGCCACCCGGGCGCCGCGAGCCTGTCGGCGATGATGCTCGACCAGAAGCGCGCCTTCGACGAGGTGGTCGAGGGCCACGCCAAGGATCCGGCCGCGGTGCAGCGCATCCTCGCCAACCCGGTCTACGCCCAGGTGTCGGGCTCGCTGGCGGGCAGCCAGGAGTACGCGGCGATGGCCAAGCTCCACGACCTCGACGCCACCGGGCGCTGGGATCTGATCGTCGTCGACACGCCGCCGACGACGCACGCGCTCGACTTCCTCGAGGCCCCGGCCAAGCTGGCGGCGGCGATCGACTCGCCGGCGATCGAGTGGTTCCGCAAGCTCCAGGGCGGCGGCCGCTCGGGCTGGTCGCTCCTGGGCCGGTCGGGCTCGTTCGTGCTGGCGCGGCTGCAGAAGTTCGTCGGCTCGCAGTTCCTCGACGATCTCGGCGTGTTCTTCACCGAGTTCCACGACATCCTGGGCGGCTTCCGGCAGCGGGCCGAGGAGACCTACGCGCTCCTGCGGCAGCCGCGGGTCGGGTTCGTGCTGGTGTCGTCGCCGGAGCCGATGGCGATGCGCGAGGCGCTGTTCTTCCACGAGCGCCTGGTGCGATCGCAGATGCCGCTGGCCGGGTTCGTGGTCAACCGGGTCCACCTCCACCGCCCGACCGACGCCGACGTGCCCGCGCTCGAGCGCCTGCTCGCGAAGGAGCCCGCGGTCGCCGCGCTCGGGCTCTCCGGCACCAGCCTGCGCATGAGCGCCGAGGCGCTGCAGCGCGCCCACGCCGAGCAGGAGCTCCTGGCCGGCGTCGACGACGACGCCCTGACCCGGCTGCGCGGCGCGGCCGGGCCCGACGCGCTGATCGTCCGCGTGCCGCTCGCGCACCAGGACATCCACGATCTCGATCGGCTGATCGCCCTGGGCGCGACGCTCACGGCGCCGCCGACCTGACCGCGCGGGTCGCCCGCCACGCCCACGCGCGCGGGTGACCGGTGGCGAG from Myxococcales bacterium encodes the following:
- a CDS encoding ArsA family ATPase produces the protein MTFRSFAEVFAAKQILVCVGSGGVGKTTTSAALALAAARAGKRTLVITIDPAKRLASSLGLASLGHDVQEVDPAVVGAGVVAGPGHPGAASLSAMMLDQKRAFDEVVEGHAKDPAAVQRILANPVYAQVSGSLAGSQEYAAMAKLHDLDATGRWDLIVVDTPPTTHALDFLEAPAKLAAAIDSPAIEWFRKLQGGGRSGWSLLGRSGSFVLARLQKFVGSQFLDDLGVFFTEFHDILGGFRQRAEETYALLRQPRVGFVLVSSPEPMAMREALFFHERLVRSQMPLAGFVVNRVHLHRPTDADVPALERLLAKEPAVAALGLSGTSLRMSAEALQRAHAEQELLAGVDDDALTRLRGAAGPDALIVRVPLAHQDIHDLDRLIALGATLTAPPT